The window caatcAGTCAATCAATGATATAGAATATTTGTTTGTTGGTCGCTGGGTAAAGGGATTAATGGGCTTGCAGCTATTTGAATTGACATTGGTTTTCTCTGTCTTGCTGAGCAGGATGTGATGGTGGCAGGTGGGATGGAGAGCATGTCCAATGTTCCGTATGTCATGAACAGAGGAGCAACACCCTATGGTGGGGTAAAGCTTGAAGATCTGATTGTAAAAGATGGGCTAACCGACGTCTACAATAAGATTCACATGGTATGTCACTTTTGATGGAGAAGTGCTGTGACTTGCATACTGCTTgatctgtgtgtttttttttttttttttttttgtagagacagagtctcactttatcacccttggtagagtgccgtggcgtcacacaactcacagcaacctccaactcctaggcttaggcgattctcttgcctcagcctcccaagtagctgggattacaggcgcccgccacaacgcccggctatttttttgttgcagtttggccggggccgggtttgaacccaccaccctcggcatgtggggccggcgccctacccgctgagccacaggcgctgcccttgatcTGTGTGTTTTACAAACAGAACTGAAGGACGGGCTAAGTGTTGGTTTTAGCCAttcattttaggaaaatatttttctatgccTATTGAAAGAGTGTGGCTTGGTTGTTAAAGAAATTGCCCCACACTTGAATAGGGCATTTTCTGACTTCTCAAATAGCAACTTCTGGGCTAATTcaagtatttaaagaaaagacACGTTTTAAGTATACTTTAAGAAAACttgtgctgggcggcgcctgtggctcagtgagtagggcgccagccccatataccgagggtggtgggttcaaacccagccccggccaaactgcaaccaaaaaatagctgggcgttgtggcgggcgcctcagcgggaggctgaggcaagagaatcacgtaagcccaagagctggaggttgctgtgagccgtgtgatgccacagcactctaccgagggcagtaaaagtgagactctgtctctacaaaaaaaaagaaaacttgactcacaatggctccctgtggcccacagccaaacactattagctccgtctggctcagcggctcagactagggccctagacaatggccaaagttctccgcactccggctcaggctctccccaaggcagttcaactgagtgccaagtccaaagacaccaaaatagttcacagaaaTGTAGACAACCAGTTTCCTGAGCAAGCTATTCCAGCAGGATTTCCAGCATATCCTGCTTTTAGCCCGCTGCAGATGCTGTGGTGGCAACAGATGTATGCTCATCAGTATTACATGCAATATCAAGCTGCAGTTTCAGCTCAGGCCACATCCAATGCCAACTCAGGCCAGCCTACTGCTTCACAGCCTCTTAATTTGGCACATGTTCCTGGAGAAGAGCCCCCACCAGCTCCAAACCTTGTGGCCCGAGAAAACCAACCTGTGAATGAGAATGTTCAAATGAATGCACAGGGAGGTCCAGTGCTAAATGAAGAAGACTTCAATCGAGACTGGCACCAAGATGGATGGTTTCCTTTTCAGCAAGAAGGAGGTCAGCAACAGGCTTCCAACAATAATGCCAGAATTAACAATGATGGACAAAACGCAAACAATGTAGAACTTGAAGAAATGGAGCGTCTTATGGATGATGGGCTGGAAGATGAGAGTGGAGAAGATGCAAGTGAAGATGCCAGTGCAATTCAAAGGCCTGGATTAATGGCTTCAGCTTGGTCTTTCATCACCACCTTCTTCACTATACCAGAGGGGCCTCCCCAGGTTGCCAATTAGACCTCAAAAACTGTGCCAGCTATAAAGAAGGGTCTGACTTTAGGAAAATGGTTTTAAGTAAGTacaatttcaaaaacatttataaCTTTCTTTTGATTATCATGTGcagaggtttttttctttaagcttcTCATGCATATGAATATTTTAAGCACAAATGGACTGttaaatgtgtgattttttttttttttttaagatcctaACAGAACATAGCATAACTATTGGTCTTCCAGGTGTTATTCATTTCAATTAAGTATAGTAAACCAAGACAGGCctatttgtacattttatttctttaaagagcTGCTTCACATATAAATGTCTATAGCTAGTAGCCTAACCCTTAATATGTAATTTGAATAAATCTTATTTTCTGTGAACTATCCTGAAAGTTTTAAAACAGAATGAACTCAGAGTTTTTAATAAAGAATCTTATttaccgggcggtgcctgtggctcagtcggtagggtgccggccccatataccgagggtggtgggttcaagcccagccccggccaaactgcatccaaaaaatagccgggcgttgtggcgggtgcctgtggtcccagctactcgggaggctgaggcaggagaatcgcttgagcccaggagttggaggttgctgtgagctgtgtgaggccatggcactctaccgagggccataaagtgagactctgtctctacaaaaaaaaaaaaaaaaaaaaaaatcttatttactGAAAATGTGCTAGTAGCATCTTGCCCAGCCATAAAGCAATAAACTTCTCAGTAATCTTAATTTTGACATTGGAAAACATAAATGGAAACTTTCTACTTTAAGGGCATGTATCCCATCAATTGGAActaataccttctttttttttttttttttgtggtttttggccagggctgggtttgaacctgccacctccggcatatgggaccggagccctactctttgagccacaggcaccaccctggaacTAATACCTTCAAGAAAAAAAGGCAGCTCTTCAGTGGAATCAACAGTGACAAAAATGTTTGATACAgcaatacttttataaaataagatatgCTGGAAATTGCTCCGtgtaattttttcaataaaaagtcaattatggtaaaaaaaaaaaaaaaaaagaaaacttgtgcTAACCATTATTTtataagttaataaatatttttaaaattacttaactAATTTTAAATTACTCCAACTTTTATCAGGGCAACTGTGCTGAGAATACAGCAAAGAAGCTGAATATTACACGAGATGAACAGGACGCTTACGCTGTTAATTCTTACACCAGAAGCAGAGCAGCCTGGGAAGCTGGAAAATTTGGAAATGAAGTTATTCCTGTCACAATTACAGTAAAAGGTACATTTTAACTTTGAATAGATTTCATGTTGCCgaattgtttacattttaaattagtgCCTTATTATCTTTGTTCATTTCAACTGAGGACAGTGATGCTTCTGCTTATGGTTAATAAAGGGAAGAGGTGCCAGTTCAGAGGTAATATATTTAAACTCAATTTAATGTCAGATTTCAATCTGATTAAAGATCCACTAAGCATATTAATTTGAGAGATATATTTATTAGGACTCTTTTACTCAAGCTATTATGTTGTTGCCATTTATGCGAAAAAGGGAATCCATTAGAAGAGCAATGGGGGTACATCCCAGAACTGAAGGGTGAACAGTAGCAACCAGTCCGCCCTGTGAGCTCCAAGGATTGGAGTTGGTGCTCAACACTGGTGGGACATGCCCCCCACTTCTCATCCCTGCAGCTTCTGTGCTTTGTTCCCTTAGGCTTTCTGAAGTTGCTGCCTCCATCTCTAGGGTCATACTCAAGTGGCAGGGTTCTCACTCAAGGAGGAAAGGGGTGTCTTCAATAATTCCAGCAGAATCATCTATAGTAAAGCCTCATTAACTTGGTGTAGGTTACATATCTCGTACAGAAATGATCACTACACTCTGGATGATAGAATACTAGAATCCTGGAGCTGACCCCACATAAATCAGACAACTATACCTGGGGTCAGGAGAGTGTATGAGAGATCATACAAGGGACCTGAGAGAGAAGAGGATGGGATGTGGATGTGTAGAAGATTTAAATTTTGTTAAGCTACTTAATAGGCTCCTCTTCAGGACGCTAACCTAACAGAGGGAACGGGCAGTAGATTCTAGGTTAGTGTTTCCTTCGGGTGGTTTAGTTGCGCTGCCAGGCAccttgtgcagaagctttttgctGTAATGACTAATTGTTTAGGTAGTGATTActtaaaatgcttttgttttagGTAAACCAGATGTCGTGGTGCAAGAAGATGAAGAATATAAACGTGTTGATTTTAGCAAAGTTCCAAAGCTGAAGACagttttccaaaaagaaaatggttaGTGTTAAGAAACGAAGAGTAAGAAAAAATGGAGTCACTATACTATATCTACCTTGGAATTGCCTAAGGATTTAAAAAGAAGTAATTCTAGAAATCATCtagatcaggggtgtccaacttgcagcctgtgggctgcatgctaattttgtgaggacttattttgctaatcagctttcattggtgtttgtgtatttaatgtgtggcccaagacaacttatttttttcttttctttgagacagaatctgctctgttgccctggtagagtgctgtggcatcatagctcacagcaccctcaaactcctgggtttgagtaatccttttccctcagtctcccaagtagctgggactacaggggtctctcttgcttaggctggtcttgaactcctgatctcagtcaatccacctgcctcagcctcccaaagtgttaggattataggctcaAGCCATTGCACCTAGCCtctaagacaactcttattcttccagtgttcagcagagaaaaaaaaaacaaaacaggttagACACCCCAGACAGGTGTTACTTAACATTTTCAGTGtattaggctcggtgcccgttgttcagtggttagggcactggccacatgcactgggactggtgggtttgaacccggcctgggcctgctaaacaacaacaaaaaaatagctgggcattgtggttggcgcctgtagttccagctacttggggggctgaggcaagagaatcacttgagcccaagagtttgagtttgctgtgagctgtgacactccggcactctactgaggacaacaaagtgagactgtctcaaaaaaacaaaacaaatcaaaaaaaacctccaaaaaaCCATTTTCAGTATATTAGAGTCAAGTGAGATTActtcagaatatatttaaaattttctaacagTTTATTTATACCTTCAATATATAAATCCTGGGAAGAGACTGTGGAATACAACCACGAGATTCAGTTTTTCACAT is drawn from Nycticebus coucang isolate mNycCou1 chromosome 6, mNycCou1.pri, whole genome shotgun sequence and contains these coding sequences:
- the LOC128587665 gene encoding homocysteine-responsive endoplasmic reticulum-resident ubiquitin-like domain member 2 protein, whose amino-acid sequence is MAKVLRTPAQALPKAVQLSAKSKDTKIVHRNVDNQFPEQAIPAGFPAYPAFSPLQMLWWQQMYAHQYYMQYQAAVSAQATSNANSGQPTASQPLNLAHVPGEEPPPAPNLVARENQPVNENVQMNAQGGPVLNEEDFNRDWHQDGWFPFQQEGGQQQASNNNARINNDGQNANNVELEEMERLMDDGLEDESGEDASEDASAIQRPGLMASAWSFITTFFTIPEGPPQVAN